The following are from one region of the Aspergillus luchuensis IFO 4308 DNA, chromosome 4, nearly complete sequence genome:
- a CDS encoding NACHT and WD40 domain protein (COG:A;~EggNog:ENOG410PIUX;~InterPro:IPR015943,IPR036322,IPR027417,IPR007111, IPR018391,IPR001680,IPR019775,IPR020472,IPR017986;~PFAM:PF05729,PF00400,PF13191,PF08662;~TransMembrane:1 (i637-661o);~go_function: GO:0005515 - protein binding [Evidence IEA]) — MVHFKARLRKWLHRDGGSQNTAPPPHQADHCTNHSPASEYASAPCASECQSQSRNPPPSQDLWKSAFDLLSREEQNALRTSLVSSSTTDALNNVIETTKEKYEIYQEKGGIRIRKSTGEEISIRKISKKIINATISFQEVISAGVACDPTGHAASAWAIVSLGLTMAKHDSDRRDALFESSEYLAEALARCAYIEKKLCHNRSDEDDVVTQAMVTLYKTILQYAAKVMASHNMSTRGKLLDSVTAATVQHITELRCSIEKEEQKLFHFTQLQLLEAIEEITVSLQKQNEKATEEILTAIDDKLSKSLNALNLRFSLPIAENAFWNSYQHEDLCLEDTRVQTRSQITQWADSVESECIFWLNGGAGTGKSTIARTVAQSFETKGQLGASFFFKRGEPDRCNAKRLIPTIAKELIKQNKDLASGVLKAIEQDPQIAAKDVTEQFNKLLLEPLKSVAMYQSRTLVIVIDALDECENDKEIEKILQFLPRVHQSSNMRLKIFLTSRPELPLRRFFEKEGSHRRLVLEKVAEEAIREDIVRFLEHRFKEIRAQAKTGEDWPGNDVVEALATVCIPLFISAATICRFVEQKGEDPVKRLADILNNQHRYVTRMDKTYGPILDRTLQERDEDDQEMQIMRFKGIVGVVILLSAPLSISALSEFVGIGARSVEFHLDSFHSVLSIPDEQHLPVRILHLSFREYLLTTQSRFHVDAGMMHNNITSHCFRVMGKYLKRDICKLNSYSTQRADICSETTEQYIPEGLRYSCRYWTFHLTQSKPSIPDVKILSFLEKHFLHWLEVMSLMRVLSETLKMMVTLKESIQNNTNPGLSNFLSDAIQFIHRHAQIASVVPLQLYASCLVFTPTSSLVRRASENYHSPWIYALPQVEMSWGAKRQTLEGHSDLVQAVAFSPDGQTVVSGSYDKTIKLWNAATGELQQTLEGHSDRVSAVAFSPDGQTVLSGSYDNTIKLWNAATGELQQTLEGHLYSGLVSAVAFSPDGQTVVSGSDDNTIELWNAATGELQQILEGHSDWVSAVAFSPDGQTVVSGSEDNTIKLWNAATGELQQTLKGHLYSVSAVAFSPDGQTVVSGSCDNTIKLWNAATGELQQTLEGHSAWVRAVAFHTRGRIDTSPTSDHAASQISLADQWVYLKGEKVLWLPSEYSQFSYCSTKEGALALGYESGRVFVIQLLEPN; from the exons ATGGTCCATTTCAAGGCGCGTTTGAGAAAATGGCTTCATCGAGACGGCGGATCTCAAAATACCGctcctccaccccaccaAGCGGATCATTGTACCAACCACTCTCCCGCTTCAGAATATGCGTCAGCTCCCTGTGCCAGCGAATGTCAGTCCCAGTCACGGAACCCACCGCCCTCGCAAGACCTATGGAAGTCTGCCTTTGATCTGCTGAGTCGGGAGGAACAAAATGCTTTGCGAACGAGCCttgtttcttcctctactACAGATGCCCTCAACAATGTCATCGAGACCACCAAGGAAAAGTACGAGATATACCAAGAGAAAGGAGGCATTAGAATCCGGAAGTCAACGGGAGAAGAAATCAGCATTCGAAAAATTTCCAAAAAAATCATTAATGCCACCATCTCGTTCCAGGAGGTTATCAGCGCAGGAGTAGCCTGTGACCCTACGGGTCATGCCGCAAGCGCGTGGGCAATAGTGTCACTCGGTCTGACT ATGGCAAAACATGATTCTGACCGTCGAGATGCCTTGTTCGAGTCCTCAGAGTACCTTGCGGAGGCTCTTGCGCGATGCGCATATATCGAAAAGAAGCTCTGTCACAATCGatccgacgaagacgacgtGGTAACGCAAGCCATGGTTACACTCTATAAAACAATCCTTCAGTACGCAGCGAAAGTCATGGCGAGCCACAATATGAGTACCAGAGGCAAGTTGCTCGACAGTGTTACAGCAGCCACCGTCCAACATATCACGGAGCTTCGGTGCTCTattgagaaggaggaacaaAAGTTATTCCACTTTACTCAGTTGCAATTACTTGAGGCAATCGAGGAAATCACAGTGTCCCTACAAAAGCAGAACGAGAAAGCTACTGAGGAAATCCTGACTGCCATCGATGACAAACTATCAAAATCCCTCAACGCTCTGAACCTACGTTTCAGTCTACCTATTGCTGAGAATGCATTCTGGAACTCATACCAACACGAGGATCTATGCCTCGAAGATACCAGAGTCCAGACTCGCTCCCAAATAACACAATGGGCAGACTCAGTTGAAAGCGAGTGTATCTTCTGGTTGAATGGCGGGGCGGGAACTGGAAAATCCACTATCGCTCGGACTGTTGCTCAGAGCTTCGAAACCAAGGGACAGCTAGgagccagcttcttctttaaaAGAGGGGAACCCGACCGTTGCAATGCAAAACGACTTATACCTACCATTGCAAAGGAACTTATCAAGCAAAACAAGGACCTCGCGTCTGGTGTTCTGAAAGCGATTGAGCAGGACCCACAGATCGCCGCGAAAGACGTCACGGAACAATTCAACAAGCTGCTTCTCGAACCGTTGAAAAGTGTTGCTATGTACCAAAGTAGAACACTAGTAATTGTGATCGATGCATTGGACGAGTGTGAGAATGATAAAGAAATTGAAAAGATCCTTCAGTTTCTTCCGCGGGTACACCAGTCCAGTAACATGAGACTGAAAATTTTCCTAACGAGCCGGCCCGAGTTGCCACTCCGACGTTTCTTCGAGAAGGAAGGCTCTCATCGACGCTTGGTCCTTGAAAAGGTTGCTGAGGAAGCCATTAGAGAAGACATCGTACGGTTTCTAGAACACCGATTCAAAGAAATCAGAGCACAAGCGAAGACCGGCGAAGACTGGCCGGGTAACGATGTTGTTGAAGCTCTGGCGACTGTGTGTATACCGTTATTTATTTCAGCCGCTACAATCTGCCGATTTGTCGAACAGAAAGGGGAAGACCCGGTAAAACGCCTTGCTGATATTCTGAATAATCAACACAGATATGTGACGAGGATGGATAAAACATATGGCCCTATTCTTGACCGGACACTTCAAGAACGGGACGAAGATGACCAGGAGATGCAAATCATGCGGTTCAAAGGAATAGTTGGTGTGGTTATTCTCCTTTCAGCCCCTCTCTCAATCAGCGCGCTTTCCGAATTTGTCGGCATCGGCGCTAGATCCGTCGAGTTCCATTTGGATTCGTTTCACTCGGTTCTGAGTATACCTGACGAACAACACCTCCCAGTTCGTATTCTGCATCTGTCTTTTCGAGAATATCTCCTTACCACACAATCACGTTTTCATGTGGACGCGGGGATGATGCACAATAACATAACATCGCATTGCTTTCGCGTTATGGGCAAGTATCTCAAGCGCGATATCTGCAAACTGAATAGCTATTCGACCCAACGTGCGGACATATGCAGTGAGACGACTGAACAATACATTCCAGAGGGACTCCGATACTCATGCCGCTACTGGACCTTCCATCTGACGCAAAGCAAGCCTTCTATCCCCGATGTGAAGATCTTGTCATTCCTAGAAAAACATTTCCTTCACTGGTTAGAGGTGATGAGCCTGATGAGAGTGCTATCAGAGACCCTTAAAATGATGGTCACACTGAAAGAAAGCATTCAG AACAATACGAATCCGGGTCTTTCAAACTTTTTGTCCGATGCTATACAATTCATCCACCGACATGCTCAAATTGCTAGCGTTGTTCCGCTTCAACTATATGCATCATGTTTGGTATTCACGCCAACATCGAGTTTGGTTAGAAGAGCATCTGAAAACTACCATTCGCCGTGGATATATGCGCTGCCACAGGTGGAGATGTCTTGGGGCGCTAAAAGACAGACCCTAGAAGGGCATTCAGATTTGGTTCAGGCCGTGGCCTTCTCACCTGATGGCCAAACTGTTGTTTCAGGCTCCTATGATAAGACTATCAAGCTATGGAATGCTGCGACAGGTGAGCTACAACAGACCCTAGAAGGGCATTCAGATCGTGTTTCAGCTGTGGCCTTTTCACCTGATGGCCAAACTGTTCTCTCAGGCTCCTATGATAATACTATCAAGCTATGGAATGCTGCAACGGGCGAGCTGCAACAGACCCTAGAAGGCCACTTATATTCAGGTTTGGTTTCAGCTGTGGCCTTCTCGCCTGATGGCCAAACTGTTGTTTCAGGCTCTGATGATAACACTATTGAGCTATGGAATGCTGCAACGGGCgagctgcagcagatccTAGAAGGTCATTCAGATTGGGTTTCAGCTGTAGCCTTCTCGCCTGATGGCCAAACTGTTGTCTCAGGCTCTGAAGATAACACTATCAAGCTATGGAATGCCGCAACGGGCGAGCTGCAACAGACCCTAAAAGGCCATTTATATTCTGTTTCAGCTGTGGCCTTCTCACCTGATGGCCAAACTGTTGTCTCAGGCTCCTGTGATAACACTATCAAGCTATGGAATGCCGCAACGGGCGAGCTGCAACAGACCCTAGAAGGCCATTCAGCTTGGGTTAGGGCCGTGGCCTTTCATACCAGGGGACGCATAGACACGAGTCCTACTTCCGATCACGCTGCGTCTCAGATATCGCTAGCAGACCAGTGGGTATATCTGAAAGGCGAGAAGGTCTTGTGGCTCCCTTCTGAGTACTCTCAGTTTTCTTACTGCAGCACGAAAGAGGGTGCGCTTGCTCTTGGATATGAAAGCGGTCGAGTGTTTGTTATCCAATTACTTGAACCGAATTAG
- the pabA gene encoding aminodeoxychorismate synthase pabA (COG:J;~EggNog:ENOG410PJCM;~InterPro:IPR010117,IPR029062,IPR017926,IPR005801, IPR006805,IPR015890;~MEROPS:MER0045095;~PFAM:PF00425,PF04715,PF00117;~go_process: GO:0009058 - biosynthetic process [Evidence IEA]), producing the protein MAPLLGHDTRSPSRQNGHEMTPPKNILYIDAYDSFSYNVVAMLEEVLDVQVTIMHIDSTWPDGNAAEFLQHFEAVILGPGPGDPHIPDDVGIMEDIWNLSTADMLPVLGICLGFQSLCLRHGIPIHRLPYPLHGQVRRVQTTGEDIFDRVPNLEVTLYHSLYAQLEKVQNGHEEARSDKSAAQELDILAWLPLEEQVSTGLVRPIQLPMAVRHKSRPFWGVQFHPESCKSDKEACRQILGRWWEMSLHYNKTTGRGTPLKMIRDCLHESDDIASLPNIVHTMLTWCTSTSRYSFFRHFYTKPLDSALICETLNSPGSPTVMFKSNGRHSIISVPSPGSWRLEFFTQTERLFMENLGCENALEGQSLINTSLSNSQFWDVLRYLMDMKKVESGSRDVPFWAGFLGYFSYEMGLACLPHAKGHGHNSSVEDSEDPVDASLLWTERSVILDHESGRVTVQSTREADNQPAGWIEETVRLLQDLSSHPVVDIIDSVTTDTVALDSILSRSTAQFPNEQQYKEQFDACIAELHAGESYELCLTCETVITVPCSEPDNGSMNFPWLLYKRLQKYNPASFSAYAKLGKVKVLSSSPECFLNWDRRSLLEMKPMKGTVRKAGNMTLEMAKEILSSTKETAENLMIADLIRHDLYGICGSGGVFVEKLLEVEDYGHVFSMITHVKGQVDPTRPGFAARDLPQLQSADMSAYGLTALQRCLPPGSMTGAPKERSCMHLSSIESRRRGVYSGVMGFLDLGGGGSFSVLIRTAFSSSKDTDLEQKWRIGAGGAVTILSTAQGEWDEMLTKLNTVYTVFKPATSAVLS; encoded by the coding sequence ATGGCTCCGTTACTGGGCCATGATACACGCTCACCTTCCCGACAAAATGGCCACGAGATGACACCTCCAAAGAACATTCTCTATATCGACGCGTACGACTCTTTCTCCTACAATGTTGTCGCCATGCTCGAGGAGGTGCTAGATGTCCAAGTTACAATCATGCATATTGACTCAACATGGCCGGATGGGAATGCTGCGGAGTTTCTCCAACACTTCGAAGCCGTTATTCTTGGGCCGGGCCCTGGTGATCCACATATACCGGACGATGTGGGAATTATGGAGGATATTTGGAATTTGAGCACTGCAGACATGCTTCCAGTTCTCGGCATATGTCTCGGTTTTCAGAGCTTATGCCTTCGTCACGGTATTCCTATTCACCGGCTACCGTATCCGCTCCATGGCCAGGTTCGCCGCGTTCAAACTACCGGTGAAGATATATTCGATCGCGTACCCAATCTGGAGGTCACTCTATACCACTCCCTATATGCCCAGCTGGAGAAAGTACAGAATGGCCACGAAGAGGCACGATCAGACAAGTCTGCAGCACAAGAGCTTGATATTCTGGCATGGCTGCCCTTAGAGGAACAGGTCTCCACTGGCTTGGTTCGGCCGATACAACTTCCAATGGCTGTGCGCCATAAGAGCAGACCCTTCTGGGGTGTTCAATTCCATCCAGAATCTTGCAAGTCGGACAAGGAAGCATGCAGACAGATACtggggagatggtgggagaTGTCTCTCCACTACAACAAAACCACTGGACGAGGCACTCCCCTGAAAATGATACGCGACTGCCTCCACGAATCGGACGACATAGCTTCCTTACCGAACATCGTGCATACCATGCTGACCTGGTGCACATCTACTTCAAGATACTCTTTCTTTCGACACTTCTACACCAAACCGCTAGATTCGGCCTTGATCTGTGAGACCCTCAACAGTCCCGGTTCCCCGACAGTGATGTTTAAATCCAATGGCCGACACAGCATCATATCCGTGCCTAGTCCTGGCAGCTGGAGGTTAGAATTCTTCACGCAGACTGAGAGGCTTTTCATGGAAAATCTCGGTTGCGAGAATGCCCTAGAAGGGCAGTCTTTGATTAATACATCCTTGTCAAACAGCCAGTTCTGGGATGTCCTTCGATATTTGATGGACATGAAAAAGGTCGAATCAGGCAGTAGGGATGTCCCGTTTTGGGCTGGGTTCCTCGGGTACTTCTCATATGAAATGGGGCTCGCTTGCCTTCCTCACGCAAAAGGACATGGCCACAACTCCTCGGTAGAGGATTCAGAAGATCCAGTGGATGCGAGTCTACTATGGACTGAACGGAGTGTGATTCTCGACCATGAGTCTGGCCGTGTTACTGTACAATCTACACGGGAAGCTGACAATCAGCCGGCGGGGTGGATCGAGGAAACAGTGCGACTCCTGCAAGATttatcatctcatcctgTCGTGGACATTATCGACAGTGTCACAACTGACACAGTGGCCCTGGATTCCATACTCAGTCGATCCACAGCACAATTTCCGAACGAACAACAATACAAAGAACAGTTTGACGCCTGTATCGCCGAACTGCACGCCGGTGAATCATACGAACTGTGCCTTACCTGCGAAACAGTAATCACAGTGCCCTGCTCTGAACCAGACAATGGTAGCATGAACTTCCCTTGGCTGTTGTACAAGCGCCTTCAAAAGTACAACCCCGCGTCTTTCAGTGCTTATGCAAAATTAGGAAAAGTCAAAGTTCTAAGCAGCAGCCCTGAATGCTTTCTCAATTGGGACCGGAGGTCTCTTCTGGAGATGAAACCTATGAAAGGTACCGTGAGGAAAGCAGGCAATATGACGCTTGAAATGGCCAAAGAGATTCTCAGTTCGACCAAGGAAACTGCGGAAAACCTCATGATTGCGGACCTTATCCGGCATGATCTCTATGGTATCTGTGGTTCAGGTGGCGTATTTGTCGAGAAGCTTCTTGAGGTCGAGGATTACGGGCATGTTTTCTCAATGATTACACATGTCAAAGGCCAAGTTGATCCAACTCGGCCTGGGTTCGCTGCACGGGACCTTCCGCAGTTGCAGTCGGCGGATATGTCAGCATACGGGCTTACGGCTCTGCAGAGATGCCTTCCGCCAGGATCTATGACTGGTGCACCGAAAGAACGTTCTTGCATGCATCTCTCCTCTATCGAGTCTCGTAGGCGCGGAGTGTATTCCGGTGTCATGGGATTTCTGGATCTCGGGGGAGGTGGCAGCTTTTCAGTCCTTATCCGCACCGCATTCAGCTCTTCTAAAGACACCGATCTCGAACAGAAATGGCGAATTGGAGCGGGTGGGGCTGTCACGATCCTAAGCACGGCTCAAGGCGAATGGGATGAGATGTTGACAAAGCTAAACACGGTTTATACGGTTTTCAAGCCGGCTACTTCAGCAGTCCTCAGCTAA